In Pungitius pungitius chromosome 2, fPunPun2.1, whole genome shotgun sequence, a single window of DNA contains:
- the LOC119211587 gene encoding C-type lectin domain family 4 member F-like, which produces MDAMEIDDTIYKKNYFTMDGVVSQADFQTKKQPCRCAAVCLGLLCAVLLAGNIAQFVYYEIISRPASADRTQASGRFQGDGPQGGCDASAVERPQLEAKLSNLTEVKGQLHTALTTERDEFEVSFNNLRNKSDQLQSSYNTLKQERDQLKTSYDDMQKSLQGIQADHKTLQATKDQLQTNYRTLQREKEELQALSVTLRANRDQLQTSCTSLRINKDQLQASCTTLTEERDQLKKSNNDMQKSLQGLQADHKTLQATKDQLQTNYRTLQREKEELQALSVTLRANRDQLQTSCTSLRMNKDQIQASYTTLTEERDQLKKRNNDMQKSLQGLQADHKTLQATKDQLQTNYQTLQREKEEFQALSVTLRANRDQLQTSCTSLRMNTDQLQANYTTLSEERDQLKTSNNDMQKSLQGLQADHKTLQATKDQLQTNYRTLQREKEEFQALSVTLRANRDQLQTSCTSLRINKDQLQASYTTLTEERDQLKKRNNDMQMSLQVLQADHKTLQATKDQLQTNYRTLQREKEEFQALSVTLRANRDQLQTSCTSLRINKDQLQASYTTLTEERDQLKTSNNDMQKSLQGLQADHKTLQATKDQLQTNYRTLQREKEEFQALSVTLRANRDQLQSNYSSLQRNKDELQKSCNTRSTSQPCERGWRKFEKSCYYFSTVRKMWRLSRADCISKRADLVIINSKEEQAFVNSLMRSSQYAWIGMTDSEEEGTWKWVDGTPVTTTFWQDNQPNNGKGNQDCGETLKRSTGVGEWNDEECSASQMYICEQ; this is translated from the exons ATGGATGCAATGGAAATCGATGAcaccatttataaaaaaaattacttcacaATGGACGGCGTCGTTAGCCAAG CTGATTTTCAGACAAAAAAGCAGCCGTGTAGATGTGCCGCCGTGTGTCTGGGGTTGCTGTGTGCTGTCCTGTTGGCTGGCAACATAGCGCAGTTTGTCTACT ACGAGATAATCAGCCGCCCCGCTTCAGCAGACCGGACACAGGCCAGCGGCAGGTTTCAAGGAGACGGACCTCAGGGCGGTTGTGATGCTTCAGCTGTAGAAAGACCACAGTTAGAGGCCAAGCTGAGTAACCTGACTGAAGTAAAAGGCCAACTGCACACAGCTTTGACTACTGAAAGGGATGAGTTCGAGGTCAGTTTCAACAATCTGAGAAACAAGAGTGACCAATTACAATCAAGTTATAACACTTTAAAACAAGAGCGTGATCAGTTAAAGACGAGCTATGACGACATGCAGAAGAGTCTCCAGGGAATACAGGCTGATCACAAGACCCTTCAAGCAACTAAAGACCAGCTTCAGACCAACTACCGAACcttacaaagagaaaaagaagagctcCAGGCTTTGTCTGTTACTCTGAGAGCAAACAGAGATCAGCTACAGACCAGTTGCACTTCTTTGAGGATAAATAAAGACCAGCTACAAGCAAGTTGCACCACCTTAACAGAAGAGCGTGATCAGTTGAAGAAGAGCAATAACGACATGCAAAAGAGCCTTCAGGGGCTACAGGCTGATCACAAGACCCTTCAAGCAACTAAAGACCAGCTGCAGACCAACTACCGAACCttgcaaagagaaaaagaagagctcCAGGCTTTGTCTGTTACTCTGAGAGCAAACAGAGATCAGCTACAGACCAGTTGCACTTCTTTGAGGATGAATAAAGACCAGATACAAGCAAGTTACACCACCTTAACAGAAGAGCGTGATCAGTTGAAGAAGCGCAATAACGACATGCAAAAGAGCCTTCAGGGGCTACAGGCTGATCACAAGACCCTTCAAGCAACTAAAGACCAGCTGCAGACCAACTACCAAACcctgcaaagagaaaaagaagagttcCAGGCTTTGTCTGTTACTCTGAGAGCAAACAGAGATCAGCTACAGACCAGTTGCACTTCTTTGAGGATGAATACAGACCAGTTACAAGCAAATTACACCACCTTATCAGAAGAGCGTGATCAGTTGAAGACGAGCAATAACGACATGCAAAAGAGCCTTCAGGGGCTACAGGCTGATCACAAGACCCTTCAAGCAACTAAAGACCAGCTGCAGACCAACTACCGAACCttgcaaagagaaaaagaagagttcCAGGCTTTGTCTGTTACTCTGAGAGCAAACAGAGATCAGCTACAGACCAGTTGCACTTCTTTAAGGATAAATAAAGACCAGCTACAAGCAAGTTACACCACCTTAACAGAAGAGCGTGATCAGTTGAAGAAGCGCAATAACGACATGCAAATGAGCCTTCAGGTGCTACAGGCTGATCACAAGACCCTTCAAGCAACTAAAGACCAGCTGCAGACCAACTACCGAACCttgcaaagagaaaaagaagagttcCAGGCTTTGTCTGTTACTCTGAGAGCAAACAGAGATCAGCTACAGACCAGTTGCACTTCTTTGAGGATAAATAAAGACCAGCTACAAGCAAGTTACACCACCTTAACAGAAGAGCGTGATCAGTTGAAGACGAGCAATAACGACATGCAAAAGAGCCTTCAGGGGCTACAGGCTGATCACAAGACCCTTCAAGCAACTAAAGACCAGCTGCAGACCAACTACCGAACCttgcaaagagaaaaagaagagttcCAGGCTTTGTCTGTTACTCTGAGAGCAAACAGAGATCAGCTGCAAAGCAATTACTCTTCCCTGCAAAGGAACAAGGACGAGTTGCAAAAAAGCTGCAATACACGGAGTACAA GCCAACCCTGTGAGAGAGGCTGGAGGAAGTTTGAAAAGAGCTGTTACTATTTTTCAACTGTGAGGAAGATGTGGAGGTTGAGCAGAGCAGACTGCATTTCGAAAAGAGCAGATCTGGTCATCATAAACAGCAAGGAGGAGcag GCATTTGTCAACAGCTTAATGAGGTCAAGCCAATACGCCTGGATTGGAATGACTGACAGTGAGGAAGAGGGGACGTGGAAGTGGGTGGATGGGACTCCAGTCACCACAAC ATTCTGGCAGGACAACCAGCCCAACAACGGGAAGGGGAACCAGGACTGTGGAGAAACTCTGAAAAGGTCGACGGGAGTAGGAGAGTGGAACGATGAAGAGTGTTCTGCTTCACAGATGTACATCTGCGAGCAATAA